From Pseudomonas putida, one genomic window encodes:
- a CDS encoding DNA-directed RNA polymerase subunit alpha encodes MQISVNEFLTPRHIDVQVVSPTRAKITLEPLERGFGHTLGNALRRILLSSMPGCAVVEAEIDGVLHEYSAIEGVQEDVIEILLNLKGLAIKLHGRDEVTLTLSKKGSGVVTAADIQLDHDVEIVNPDHVIANLASNGALNMKLTVARGRGYEPADSRQTDEDESRSIGRLQLDASFSPVRRIAYVVENARVEQRTNLDKLVIDLETNGTLDPEEAIRRAATILQQQLAAFVDLKGDSEPVVVEQEDEIDPILLRPVDDLELTVRSANCLKAENIYYIGDLIQRTEVELLKTPNLGKKSLTEIKDVLASRGLSLGMRLDNWPPASLKKDDKATA; translated from the coding sequence ATGCAGATTTCGGTAAATGAGTTCCTGACTCCCCGCCATATTGATGTGCAGGTAGTCAGTCCGACCCGCGCCAAGATCACGCTCGAGCCTCTCGAGCGTGGCTTCGGCCATACCCTGGGCAACGCGCTGCGCCGCATCCTGTTGTCCTCCATGCCTGGCTGTGCAGTAGTCGAGGCCGAGATCGATGGCGTACTCCATGAGTACTCCGCGATCGAAGGTGTACAGGAAGACGTAATTGAAATCCTGTTGAACCTTAAAGGTCTGGCTATCAAACTGCACGGTCGTGACGAAGTTACGCTGACCTTGTCGAAAAAGGGTTCGGGGGTGGTTACCGCTGCCGATATTCAGCTGGATCACGATGTCGAGATCGTCAACCCCGATCACGTAATCGCGAACCTGGCGTCCAACGGCGCCCTGAACATGAAGCTCACTGTAGCTCGTGGTCGCGGTTACGAGCCGGCTGACTCCCGTCAAACCGACGAAGACGAAAGCCGTAGCATTGGCCGTCTGCAGCTGGACGCTTCGTTCAGCCCGGTGCGTCGTATCGCCTATGTGGTCGAGAACGCCCGTGTTGAACAGCGTACCAACCTGGACAAGCTGGTCATTGATCTGGAAACCAACGGCACCCTGGATCCTGAAGAGGCTATCCGCCGCGCTGCGACCATCCTGCAACAGCAGTTGGCCGCGTTCGTCGACCTCAAAGGTGACAGCGAGCCTGTCGTAGTCGAGCAGGAAGACGAGATCGATCCGATCCTGCTACGTCCGGTTGACGACCTGGAACTGACTGTACGTTCGGCCAACTGCCTCAAGGCGGAGAACATCTACTACATCGGCGACCTGATTCAGCGTACCGAAGTAGAGCTGTTGAAGACTCCTAACCTGGGCAAGAAGTCCCTGACTGAAATCAAGGACGTGCTGGCCTCTCGTGGTCTGTCTCTCGGCATGCGCCTCGACAACTGGCCGCCTGCAAGTCTTAAGAAAGACGACAAGGCGACCGCCTGA
- the rpsD gene encoding 30S ribosomal protein S4, whose product MARYIGPKCKLSRREGTDLFLKSGVRALESKCNIEAAPGIHGQRRGRQSDYGTQLREKQKVRRIYGVLERQFRGYYQAAASKKGATGENLLQLLECRLDNVVYRMGFGSTRSESRQLVSHKAISVNGKTVNIPSYQVRPGDVVAVREKSSNQLRIVQALELCAQRGRVEWVDVDSAKKSGVFKNVPARGDLSADINENLIVELYSK is encoded by the coding sequence ATGGCACGTTACATTGGTCCAAAATGCAAACTGTCTCGTCGTGAAGGCACCGACCTGTTCCTGAAGAGCGGCGTTCGCGCTCTGGAATCGAAGTGCAACATCGAAGCAGCCCCAGGTATCCACGGCCAGCGCCGTGGCCGTCAGTCCGACTACGGTACCCAGCTGCGCGAGAAACAAAAAGTCCGTCGTATCTACGGTGTTCTGGAGCGTCAGTTCCGCGGTTACTACCAAGCTGCTGCCTCGAAAAAAGGCGCAACCGGTGAGAACCTGCTGCAACTGCTCGAGTGCCGTCTGGATAACGTCGTCTACCGTATGGGCTTCGGCTCGACTCGTTCCGAGTCCCGTCAGCTGGTTTCGCACAAAGCGATCAGCGTCAACGGTAAGACTGTAAACATTCCATCCTACCAAGTTCGTCCGGGTGACGTGGTCGCGGTTCGCGAGAAGTCGTCGAACCAGCTGCGCATTGTTCAAGCCCTTGAACTGTGCGCCCAGCGTGGCCGCGTTGAGTGGGTAGACGTAGATTCCGCTAAGAAGTCGGGCGTTTTCAAGAACGTTCCTGCTCGCGGCGACCTCTCTGCCGACATCAACGAAAACCTGATTGTCGAGCTCTACTCCAAGTAA
- the rpsK gene encoding 30S ribosomal protein S11: MAKPAARPRKKVKKTVVDGIAHIHASFNNTIVTITDRQGNALSWATSGGSGFRGSRKSTPFAAQIAAERAGQAALEYGLKNLDVNVKGPGPGRESAVRALNSCGYKIASITDVTPIPHNGCRPPKKRRV, from the coding sequence ATGGCAAAACCTGCTGCTCGTCCTCGTAAGAAAGTCAAAAAGACAGTGGTTGATGGCATCGCCCACATCCATGCGTCTTTCAACAACACCATCGTGACCATCACCGACCGTCAGGGCAATGCTTTGTCCTGGGCGACCTCCGGTGGCTCGGGTTTCCGTGGTTCGCGCAAATCCACGCCGTTCGCAGCTCAGATCGCTGCTGAGCGTGCTGGTCAAGCTGCGCTGGAATACGGTCTTAAGAACCTCGACGTTAACGTCAAGGGTCCAGGTCCAGGTCGTGAGTCCGCCGTTCGTGCATTGAACAGCTGCGGCTACAAGATCGCCAGCATCACCGACGTGACGCCAATCCCGCACAACGGGTGCCGTCCGCCGAAGAAGCGCCGCGTGTAA
- the rpsM gene encoding 30S ribosomal protein S13, translating into MARIAGVNIPDNKHTVISLTYIYGVGRTTAQKICADAGVNPAAKIKDLSDEQIETLRGEVAKFTTEGDLRRDVNMKIKRLMDLGCYRGLRHRKGLPVRGQRTKTNARTRKGPRKPIRK; encoded by the coding sequence ATGGCCCGTATTGCAGGCGTCAACATTCCAGATAACAAGCATACTGTTATCTCGCTGACCTACATCTATGGTGTCGGTCGCACAACTGCACAGAAGATCTGTGCAGATGCTGGTGTAAATCCAGCCGCTAAGATCAAGGATCTGAGCGACGAGCAAATCGAAACCCTGCGTGGCGAAGTTGCGAAGTTCACCACCGAAGGTGACCTGCGTCGTGACGTCAACATGAAGATCAAGCGCTTGATGGACCTGGGTTGCTACCGCGGCCTGCGTCATCGTAAAGGTCTGCCGGTTCGCGGTCAGCGCACCAAGACCAACGCACGCACCCGTAAGGGCCCGCGTAAGCCGATCCGCAAGTAA
- the rpmJ gene encoding 50S ribosomal protein L36 — translation MKVRASVKKLCRNCKIIRREGVVRVICSAEPRHKQRQG, via the coding sequence ATGAAAGTTCGTGCATCGGTGAAAAAGCTGTGCCGCAACTGCAAGATCATCCGTCGCGAAGGCGTCGTACGAGTGATCTGCAGCGCGGAACCGCGTCACAAACAGCGCCAAGGCTGA